A genomic window from Fibrobacterota bacterium includes:
- a CDS encoding DUF3943 domain-containing protein codes for MLIASILGVGAGSLFSQQPSDSVPVLDSVPRPAYFLPVIQIVGANAAMGAYNNYVRRAPYAEIDGETIWHNIAHEWVWDDNNFEVNQIGHPVQGGMYYSIARANGHGYFGSLAYTTLGSIHWEYFMETEPPALNDLATTRMGGAMLGETSWRLAEYVSGESTGETTGWLRKSGAFLLNPVFGIDRLLNGTPVRARSPKQHKLMGLHLSTSRAIGKGLMRAKGTANEPVAQVPLASTSIRLVHGDPFEAEKTFDHFSLNLGFSILTNPVANISLRGQLWKTDLFETDRTRHILEVTQNYDYLNSSIYRLSANSMGLEWMTEWKFAEKWRLWGRVQPVFIALGAASTEYYLNVERDYNLGLGGGWKTALSIRKPRFGMLTAFSDRYWIHTQSGASGDEVIDIHSIEIQKDLYKALGFGVSYHVYDRFGYYDEYPDVSIVNQEFRANVTLSL; via the coding sequence ATGTTGATTGCATCCATTCTTGGCGTGGGCGCGGGGAGCTTGTTTTCCCAGCAACCATCCGATTCCGTGCCTGTGTTGGATTCGGTCCCACGTCCCGCCTACTTCCTGCCCGTGATCCAGATCGTGGGAGCCAATGCGGCGATGGGGGCGTACAACAACTACGTGCGCCGCGCTCCCTACGCCGAGATCGATGGGGAAACGATCTGGCACAACATCGCCCACGAATGGGTCTGGGACGACAATAATTTCGAGGTCAACCAGATCGGGCATCCCGTCCAAGGGGGGATGTACTACTCCATCGCCCGTGCCAACGGACATGGTTATTTCGGGAGCCTGGCCTATACGACCTTGGGAAGTATCCATTGGGAATACTTCATGGAGACCGAGCCGCCCGCCCTCAACGACCTGGCCACCACGCGCATGGGAGGAGCCATGCTCGGCGAGACCAGCTGGAGGTTGGCGGAATATGTCAGCGGAGAATCCACCGGCGAGACCACCGGGTGGCTGCGCAAATCCGGGGCATTCCTGCTCAATCCGGTCTTTGGAATCGATCGGTTGCTGAACGGAACCCCCGTTCGGGCACGCTCGCCCAAGCAACACAAACTGATGGGGCTCCATCTATCCACCAGCAGGGCCATCGGCAAGGGGCTGATGCGAGCCAAGGGCACGGCAAACGAGCCGGTCGCGCAAGTGCCGTTGGCCTCCACCAGCATCCGTCTAGTCCATGGCGATCCCTTCGAGGCGGAAAAAACCTTCGACCATTTTTCACTCAACCTGGGATTTTCCATTCTGACCAATCCGGTGGCGAACATCTCCCTTCGCGGGCAGCTGTGGAAAACGGACCTGTTCGAGACCGACCGCACCCGGCACATCCTCGAAGTCACGCAGAACTACGACTACCTCAACAGCTCCATCTACCGGCTTTCTGCCAACAGCATGGGGCTCGAGTGGATGACCGAGTGGAAGTTCGCCGAAAAGTGGAGGCTTTGGGGGCGGGTGCAGCCCGTGTTCATCGCCTTGGGAGCCGCCAGCACCGAATACTACCTGAACGTGGAACGCGATTACAACCTCGGCCTTGGCGGTGGATGGAAGACCGCCCTGTCCATCCGCAAGCCGCGTTTCGGCATGCTGACGGCCTTCTCCGACCGCTACTGGATCCATACCCAATCCGGTGCGTCGGGTGACGAGGTGATCGACATCCATTCCATCGAAATCCAGAAAGATCTCTACAAGGCGCTTGGCTTCGGGGTTTCCTACCACGTCTACGATCGGTTCGGGTACTACGACGAATACCCCGACGTGAGCATCGTCAATCAGGAATTTCGTGCGAACGTCACCCTTTCTCTTTAG
- a CDS encoding Hsp33 family molecular chaperone HslO, translated as MDHLTRWIDRSASFRISSLDASQSSHLLAIIHDVEGDHAAGLAQAVSGALLLASDLKSGQTISLQLEVLDRIYYADATAEGLVRAKSAARGTSSDVALAKVRRLGEGGVHYQSVAEAPARTVQAVLQAFMDQSEQLPSWLDLPVELGASGLPSRVRGAWLRGFPTTALDQLAALDASWKARGAVWDPAAIGAGLSVDTWDVLARSEIVVFCPCTRERALTALVALGAESALDAKEKGEKLEVVCDFCRSAYSFDPIEVLSAL; from the coding sequence ATGGACCACCTGACCCGATGGATCGACCGCTCCGCCTCGTTTCGCATCAGCTCCCTCGATGCGTCCCAATCCTCCCATTTGTTGGCGATCATCCACGATGTGGAGGGCGACCACGCGGCAGGGTTGGCCCAGGCTGTTTCCGGGGCGCTGCTGTTGGCCTCTGATTTAAAGTCGGGCCAGACCATTTCGCTGCAGTTGGAGGTTCTGGACCGGATCTACTACGCCGATGCCACAGCGGAGGGGTTGGTGCGCGCCAAGTCCGCCGCCCGGGGGACGTCTTCCGATGTCGCCTTGGCGAAGGTGCGCCGGTTGGGCGAAGGGGGAGTCCACTACCAAAGCGTTGCCGAAGCCCCCGCCCGGACCGTGCAGGCCGTGCTGCAAGCCTTCATGGACCAATCCGAGCAATTGCCCTCATGGTTGGATCTGCCGGTGGAGCTGGGTGCATCCGGATTGCCCAGCAGGGTCCGGGGGGCTTGGCTGCGCGGATTTCCAACCACCGCGCTCGATCAGCTTGCCGCGTTGGATGCATCCTGGAAGGCGCGGGGAGCAGTTTGGGACCCCGCCGCGATCGGCGCGGGGCTCAGCGTGGACACCTGGGATGTCCTGGCGCGATCGGAAATTGTCGTTTTCTGTCCGTGTACGCGGGAGCGGGCTTTGACCGCCTTGGTGGCGTTGGGAGCGGAGAGCGCCTTGGACGCCAAGGAAAAAGGGGAGAAGTTGGAAGTGGTGTGCGACTTCTGCCGCAGCGCCTATTCCTTCGATCCGATCGAGGTTCTGTCGGCCCTCTGA
- the purU gene encoding formyltetrahydrofolate deformylase, translated as MSTSILLCACPDRPGVVARVTGFLHTYGANLVHADHHADLAEKVSFLRLEWEAEGFSLDQSGFRAAFTPIAESMGMTWSVHRADTWTKVGILVSAQDHCLVDLLHRFSTGELDGTCAFVAGNHEAPSAFAKHYGVPWTTLDSRAGDEESKRRSEDKVLSLCQEHGVGLLVLARYMQVLSSHFLSQTTFPTLNIHHSFLPAFKGGRPYHQAWERGVKVIGATAHYVTEDLDEGPIVDQDVSRVSHRDTVEDLVRKGRDLEKLVLARAVRLHLSHRVLRHRHRTVVFD; from the coding sequence TTGAGCACCTCCATCCTCCTTTGCGCCTGCCCGGATCGCCCCGGCGTGGTCGCCCGCGTCACGGGCTTCCTGCACACCTACGGCGCGAACCTGGTGCACGCCGACCACCACGCCGACCTGGCCGAGAAGGTCTCGTTTCTGCGCCTGGAATGGGAAGCGGAAGGCTTCTCGCTGGACCAGTCCGGCTTTCGCGCCGCCTTCACGCCCATCGCCGAATCCATGGGCATGACCTGGAGCGTGCATCGCGCCGACACCTGGACCAAGGTGGGCATCCTGGTGTCCGCGCAGGATCACTGCCTGGTGGATTTGCTGCACCGGTTTTCCACCGGCGAGCTGGACGGAACCTGCGCGTTCGTGGCCGGAAACCACGAGGCTCCCTCGGCGTTCGCCAAACACTACGGAGTCCCCTGGACCACTCTGGATTCCCGCGCCGGCGACGAAGAATCGAAGCGCAGGTCGGAGGACAAGGTCCTCTCGCTGTGCCAGGAACACGGAGTCGGCCTTCTGGTGCTGGCCCGCTACATGCAAGTCCTATCGAGTCATTTTCTGTCACAAACGACTTTTCCCACCCTGAACATCCACCACTCCTTCCTTCCCGCCTTCAAGGGCGGGCGCCCCTACCACCAGGCCTGGGAACGAGGAGTGAAGGTGATCGGCGCCACCGCCCATTACGTCACGGAAGACCTGGACGAAGGCCCCATCGTGGATCAGGACGTCTCCCGTGTCAGCCATCGCGACACGGTGGAAGACCTGGTCCGCAAGGGACGCGACCTGGAAAAGCTGGTGCTGGCCCGGGCGGTACGGCTCCATCTGTCCCACCGCGTGCTGCGCCACCGCCATCGCACCGTCGTGTTCGATTGA
- the ruvB gene encoding Holliday junction branch migration DNA helicase RuvB encodes MSDRLLNPVQRTEDLENENILRPKTLSDFVGQAELRENLGIFLQAARERGEPLDHVLFAGPPGLGKTTLASIIASEMGSKMKVTSGPVLDRPSDLAGMLTNLNEGDVLFIDEIHRLNRTVEEYLYPAMEDFAIDILLESGPSARSVHLPLPRFTLVGATTRTGMLTGPLRDRFGLTFRMDPYRAEEIEIIGQRTAGILGFSLDAEASTLLGRRCRGTPRVVNRVVRRCRDVAQVLRKEAIDRMVAEKTLSILGLDELGLDEMDRRILTTLIDRFEGGPLGLSTLSAALNEDQETIEEVYEPYLIQLGLLARTPRGRVATPAAARHLGLSVHPRSSQEMLQL; translated from the coding sequence ATGTCCGATCGGTTGCTCAATCCGGTCCAGCGGACCGAAGACCTTGAAAACGAAAACATCCTGCGCCCCAAGACGCTTTCCGACTTTGTCGGGCAAGCCGAATTGAGGGAAAACCTGGGAATCTTCCTGCAGGCCGCGCGTGAGCGTGGGGAGCCATTGGACCACGTGCTGTTTGCGGGGCCACCGGGTTTGGGCAAGACCACGTTGGCTTCCATCATCGCTTCCGAGATGGGCTCCAAGATGAAGGTCACCTCGGGCCCGGTGTTGGACCGGCCTTCCGATCTGGCTGGGATGCTCACCAATCTGAACGAAGGCGACGTGCTGTTCATCGACGAGATCCATCGACTGAACCGCACCGTGGAGGAATACCTCTATCCGGCCATGGAAGATTTCGCCATCGACATCCTGCTGGAGTCCGGCCCCTCCGCTCGCTCCGTGCATCTTCCGCTGCCTCGGTTCACGCTGGTGGGCGCCACCACGCGCACGGGCATGCTCACGGGTCCGTTGCGCGACCGGTTCGGCCTGACGTTTCGGATGGATCCGTATCGCGCGGAAGAGATCGAGATCATCGGCCAGCGGACCGCCGGAATCCTGGGATTTTCGCTGGATGCGGAAGCTTCCACCTTGTTGGGCAGGCGTTGTCGCGGGACACCCCGCGTGGTCAACCGCGTGGTGCGCCGTTGCCGGGATGTCGCGCAGGTGTTGCGCAAGGAGGCAATCGATCGCATGGTGGCGGAAAAGACGCTATCCATCCTGGGGCTGGACGAGCTTGGCTTGGATGAGATGGATCGACGGATTCTGACGACCTTGATCGATCGCTTCGAAGGCGGACCGTTGGGGCTGTCCACGCTTTCCGCCGCCCTCAACGAAGACCAGGAGACCATCGAAGAGGTCTACGAACCCTACTTGATCCAGCTCGGACTGTTGGCACGCACCCCGCGCGGACGCGTGGCCACGCCGGCTGCAGCCAGGCATCTGGGGCTTTCCGTGCATCCGCGCTCGAGCCAGGAGATGCTCCAGCTCTAG
- a CDS encoding aminopeptidase P N-terminal domain-containing protein: MIRSKDLLPLSRVYVTGLAGLRARDHFQRRRQEHLEAAAFPWIFHGLEKEPGADLHWLMNGVRIFQEPSVQYLTGINQPGATLVLDPTAKGAAKQTLFLPWKDPSREFWDGIRLGLEKGRDARASLEHLRELLGIDRILPADDLPAFLSALATRHAQLGVFHQSYPNGQSLSDDPSNRFASLVKKLAKPHGSKVVSIATEHLALRLPLDSWQIAECERAQDWTRDSFLELLPQIPSLATEHAIAGTLEGSMLRRSSFGLAFPTICAAGANAAVLHYMKNDEPVTPGSMVLLDFGCRSASMHADISRTLPANGRFDPLHRLLYGIVLSAQEYAQSLVRPGITIRELNKLVWQRLEDLLEDQFLSKGGTMVRPYAEGKLSTMPGKAKAHPRQPHGLSHLMGEQEHDGDPFRLYQDQPLRPGLLISNEPGLYGRFRIRLAGRTHESTLGIRIEDDLLLTAKGCRNLSTGLPKDPDALENLIGVSR; encoded by the coding sequence ATGATCCGATCCAAAGACCTCCTGCCGCTTTCCAGAGTGTACGTGACCGGCCTCGCCGGACTGCGCGCGCGCGACCATTTCCAGCGTCGTCGCCAGGAACACCTGGAAGCCGCCGCATTTCCGTGGATCTTCCACGGCCTGGAGAAGGAGCCCGGAGCGGACCTCCACTGGCTGATGAACGGCGTGAGGATCTTCCAGGAACCTTCCGTCCAATATCTGACCGGCATCAACCAGCCCGGCGCGACCCTGGTCCTGGATCCGACCGCCAAGGGAGCCGCCAAGCAGACGCTCTTTTTGCCCTGGAAGGACCCTTCCCGGGAATTTTGGGACGGAATCCGTCTAGGCCTGGAAAAGGGACGCGACGCCCGCGCCAGCCTGGAACATCTGCGCGAATTGCTGGGAATCGACCGCATCCTGCCTGCCGACGACCTCCCCGCGTTTCTTTCCGCCCTCGCCACGCGCCACGCTCAGCTGGGCGTGTTCCACCAGAGCTACCCGAACGGACAGAGTCTGTCCGACGACCCCTCCAACCGGTTCGCGTCCCTGGTGAAGAAACTCGCCAAACCGCACGGCTCCAAGGTGGTGTCCATCGCCACCGAACACCTGGCCCTGCGCCTGCCGCTGGATTCCTGGCAGATCGCCGAATGCGAGCGCGCCCAGGATTGGACGCGCGACTCCTTCCTGGAACTTCTGCCCCAAATTCCCTCGCTTGCCACCGAGCACGCCATCGCCGGGACGTTGGAAGGAAGCATGTTGCGCCGCAGCTCCTTTGGGCTGGCCTTTCCCACCATCTGCGCGGCTGGCGCCAACGCCGCCGTGCTGCACTACATGAAAAACGACGAGCCGGTGACCCCGGGGTCCATGGTCCTCCTGGACTTCGGATGCCGCAGCGCCTCCATGCATGCCGACATCTCCCGCACCCTGCCCGCCAACGGACGGTTCGATCCGCTCCATCGCCTGCTGTACGGGATCGTGCTTTCCGCCCAGGAATACGCGCAGAGCCTGGTGCGTCCCGGCATCACCATCCGCGAACTCAACAAGCTCGTGTGGCAACGCCTGGAAGACCTCCTGGAAGACCAGTTTTTGTCCAAGGGCGGCACCATGGTCCGGCCCTACGCGGAAGGGAAGCTTTCCACCATGCCGGGCAAGGCCAAGGCCCATCCCCGCCAGCCCCACGGCCTCTCGCACCTGATGGGCGAGCAGGAGCACGACGGCGACCCCTTCCGGCTCTACCAGGACCAGCCCCTGCGCCCCGGACTGCTGATCTCCAACGAACCCGGACTCTATGGCCGGTTCCGCATCCGTTTGGCTGGACGCACCCACGAATCCACCCTGGGCATCCGCATCGAGGACGACCTCCTCCTGACCGCCAAGGGATGTCGAAATCTGTCCACTGGCCTTCCGAAGGATCCGGACGCCCTCGAAAACCTGATCGGAGTCTCCCGATGA
- a CDS encoding DUF4395 domain-containing protein codes for MASCPIAGYSINENVARLVAFWVVVAIALVLVLPLPWARWILLALACDFGLRGFSRPRWSVLARMSGSILTKLGVPSRRVDAGPKRFAARIGLGFSIALLAMSWTSGVEVFRVAAGMLGLCAALEFSLGLCVGCHLWSAWWALRQRVVA; via the coding sequence ATGGCAAGCTGCCCGATCGCTGGATATTCGATCAACGAAAACGTGGCTCGTCTTGTGGCGTTCTGGGTGGTCGTCGCCATCGCCTTGGTGTTGGTATTACCGCTTCCTTGGGCTCGGTGGATTCTTCTGGCTCTGGCCTGCGACTTCGGTCTTCGGGGCTTTTCCAGGCCTCGTTGGAGCGTGCTGGCCCGGATGTCTGGCTCCATCCTGACCAAGCTTGGGGTGCCTTCTCGCCGGGTCGATGCCGGACCCAAGCGCTTTGCCGCCCGGATCGGATTGGGGTTTTCCATCGCGTTGTTGGCGATGAGTTGGACGAGTGGCGTGGAGGTTTTCCGCGTTGCCGCCGGTATGCTTGGGCTTTGCGCGGCGCTCGAGTTTTCCCTCGGGCTGTGCGTGGGTTGCCATCTTTGGAGCGCCTGGTGGGCGCTGCGGCAGCGAGTGGTGGCGTAG
- a CDS encoding DUF1847 domain-containing protein: MECTLCKAKSCRSLESCGNESFSRDQVQEDYLQEGTQETVQAASRLVDGGRAGTLSRIEEIVEFALDRSWKKVGLAYCYGMEKDAATVSRHLRSKGLRVEAVSCTTGALAQDEVNAVSQIHKVSCNPLGQAEQIKAANVDLVLEMGLCLGHDLLFRASIAGIPATTLVVKDRTTDHAPLVAIRKLASPT, translated from the coding sequence ATGGAGTGCACGCTTTGCAAAGCCAAATCCTGTCGTAGCCTCGAGTCCTGCGGAAACGAATCGTTTTCGCGCGATCAGGTTCAGGAGGATTACCTGCAGGAGGGAACCCAGGAAACCGTCCAAGCCGCATCCCGCTTGGTGGATGGTGGACGGGCGGGGACTCTCTCGCGCATCGAGGAGATCGTCGAGTTCGCGCTTGATCGATCGTGGAAGAAGGTGGGTCTTGCGTATTGCTACGGCATGGAGAAGGATGCGGCCACGGTCTCGCGCCATCTGCGAAGCAAAGGATTGCGGGTGGAAGCCGTATCGTGCACCACGGGTGCCCTCGCGCAGGACGAGGTGAACGCGGTCTCCCAGATCCACAAGGTTTCGTGCAACCCGCTGGGGCAGGCCGAACAGATCAAGGCGGCCAATGTGGACCTGGTGTTGGAAATGGGGTTGTGCCTGGGGCACGACCTTTTGTTTCGCGCCTCCATCGCGGGGATTCCCGCCACCACCCTGGTGGTGAAGGATCGCACCACCGACCACGCGCCCCTGGTGGCGATCCGCAAGCTCGCATCGCCGACCTGA
- a CDS encoding sulfite exporter TauE/SafE family protein, protein MCPNFIYTWQSSLLFVLVGTVLGSLGAGGALLALPIFLMVLKVPMELAVPATTAVVGFAALSGAWDAWKTKRLDLSVLGRFAVPGMVLSALGSWVSHKIPGAILHWSFLAVVLFAGARLLLPRRASTETENTPKPDPTGLAVAGAGTGALMGLFGVGGGFLAMPALILRGGLSASAAVGVSLGAMALNAASSLAVQIPSGNLRWTLVAPALIAVLLGMEIGGWVSKRMPERVQERVLGILLLGVAVSLVVAQIR, encoded by the coding sequence ATGTGCCCAAACTTCATTTACACGTGGCAATCCAGTCTGCTGTTTGTCCTGGTCGGGACCGTGCTTGGTTCGCTGGGTGCGGGCGGCGCCTTGCTCGCCCTGCCGATTTTTTTGATGGTTCTGAAGGTCCCGATGGAACTCGCCGTTCCGGCCACCACCGCCGTGGTTGGATTCGCGGCGCTCTCCGGTGCTTGGGATGCCTGGAAGACCAAGCGGTTGGACCTTTCCGTACTGGGGCGCTTCGCGGTGCCTGGAATGGTGCTATCCGCCCTGGGCTCTTGGGTTTCCCACAAGATCCCCGGTGCGATCCTGCACTGGAGCTTCCTGGCGGTGGTGTTGTTCGCGGGCGCTCGATTGCTTCTGCCGCGCAGGGCCTCGACAGAAACCGAGAACACCCCGAAGCCGGATCCGACCGGTTTGGCGGTGGCGGGCGCGGGGACCGGTGCCTTGATGGGACTGTTCGGGGTTGGCGGTGGATTTTTGGCTATGCCTGCGCTCATCCTGCGCGGAGGGCTTTCCGCCTCCGCGGCGGTGGGGGTCTCGCTGGGGGCCATGGCCTTGAACGCCGCCTCCAGCCTGGCGGTGCAAATTCCGTCAGGCAATCTCCGATGGACGCTGGTCGCACCAGCGCTGATCGCCGTGCTGTTGGGCATGGAAATCGGTGGATGGGTTTCCAAGCGGATGCCCGAGCGGGTGCAGGAGCGAGTCCTGGGAATACTCCTGCTGGGTGTCGCGGTTTCGTTGGTGGTCGCGCAGATCCGGTAG
- a CDS encoding endonuclease/exonuclease/phosphatase family protein, which yields MRTSPFLFRVFAASLALAPLVASAGSIHRSPHLIEGPVRPLPDSIPSRFTLVSWNTHKENHPGFLADLGALVDTSRADLVLLQEARVDSNPSALQSALSDRIWHLSANLAGKGVQYGVLTASSALPLEATPLLSKAGEPVARTRKASLVTRYRIAKDTLCVANVHALNFSPNLSGFRGQLVDLCARLRAHTGPLIVAGDFNTWSDRKQNLSDSVLGSIGLVRFGFGDQSTRRTSRFGHPLDHVYFHPAYLEVDTSWVQVRDSIASSDHAPLVVPFRLRR from the coding sequence GTGCGAACGTCACCCTTTCTCTTTAGGGTGTTCGCCGCGAGTCTTGCGCTGGCACCGCTGGTCGCCAGCGCGGGATCCATACACCGCAGCCCCCATTTGATCGAAGGTCCGGTGCGGCCACTGCCCGATTCGATCCCTTCCAGGTTCACCCTGGTCAGCTGGAACACCCACAAGGAAAATCATCCTGGATTCCTTGCCGATCTCGGCGCTTTGGTGGACACGAGCCGCGCCGATCTGGTGCTCCTGCAGGAGGCGCGGGTGGATTCCAATCCTTCCGCGCTCCAGTCGGCCTTGTCTGACAGAATCTGGCATCTCTCCGCCAACCTTGCGGGGAAGGGTGTCCAGTACGGCGTCCTCACCGCCTCCAGTGCTCTGCCTTTGGAGGCGACACCGCTTCTTTCGAAAGCCGGCGAGCCGGTCGCCCGCACGCGCAAGGCCTCCTTGGTGACCCGCTACCGGATCGCCAAGGACACCCTTTGCGTGGCGAACGTGCACGCCCTGAATTTTTCTCCGAATCTTTCCGGATTCCGCGGCCAATTGGTGGATCTGTGCGCTCGCTTGCGCGCGCACACCGGCCCTCTGATCGTCGCGGGGGATTTCAACACCTGGAGCGATCGGAAGCAGAATCTGTCCGATTCCGTCCTGGGATCCATTGGATTGGTCCGGTTTGGTTTCGGTGATCAAAGCACACGCCGGACTTCCCGGTTCGGGCACCCGCTGGACCATGTCTACTTCCATCCCGCCTATTTGGAAGTCGACACATCCTGGGTGCAAGTGCGCGATTCGATCGCGTCCTCCGACCATGCCCCGCTGGTGGTGCCCTTCCGACTGCGGCGGTGA
- a CDS encoding DUF2892 domain-containing protein, translating to MSTEPACKSTEPIVRRVAGIVILTSAALAWWVHPAWIALAAFAGFNLLQSSFTGFCPLEIILKKLDRS from the coding sequence ATGAGCACAGAACCTGCCTGCAAATCCACAGAACCCATCGTCCGACGCGTTGCCGGGATCGTCATCCTGACCTCGGCGGCGCTGGCCTGGTGGGTCCACCCAGCCTGGATCGCCCTGGCGGCCTTCGCCGGATTCAACCTTCTTCAATCCAGCTTCACAGGGTTTTGTCCGCTGGAAATCATCCTGAAGAAGCTCGACAGGAGCTGA